A genomic region of Chionomys nivalis chromosome 12, mChiNiv1.1, whole genome shotgun sequence contains the following coding sequences:
- the Dhrs1 gene encoding dehydrogenase/reductase SDR family member 1: protein MVAPMKGQVCVVTGASRGIGRGIALQLCKAGATVYITGRHLDTLKATAQEAQSLGGRCVPVVCDSSQESEVKSLFEQVDREQEGRLDVLVNNAYAGVQAIMNTLNKPFWEVPASLWDDINNVGLRGHYLCSVYGARLMVPAGKGLIVVVSSPGGLQHMFNVPYGVGKAACDKLAADCAHELRRHGVSYVSLWPGLVQTELVKEFMAKQEDSEDPVFKKAKSDFSSAESTEMSGKCVVALATDPNILDLSGKVLPSCDLARRYGLRDVDGRPVQDYFSLGYILSHVSSLGWLTSYLPGFLRVPKWIVTLYTSKF from the exons ATGGTAGCGCCCATGAAGGGCCAAGTGTGTGTGGTAACTGGTGCCTCCAGGGGTATTGGCCGTGGCATTGCCTTACAGCTCTGCAAAGCAGGGGCCACAGTGTACATCACCGGGCGCCATCTGGACACACTTAAAGCTACTGCCCAGGAG GCACAGTCCCTCGGGGGCCGGTGTGTGCCGGTGGTGTGTGATTCAAGCCAGGAGAGTGAAGTGAAAAGCCTGTTCGAGCAAGTCGATCGGGAGCAGGAGGGGCGGCTAGATGTGCTGGTCAATAATGCCTATGCTGGTGTCCAG GCTATCATGAACACCCTCAATAAGCCATTCTGGGAAGTACCTGCCTCCCTCTGGGATGATATAAACAATGTTGGACTCAG AGGCCACTACTTGTGCTCTGTGTATGGGGCGCGGCTGATGGTACCAGCTGGCAAAGGACTCATCGTGGTTGTCTCCTCCCCCGGGGGGCTGCAGCATATGTTCAATGTCCCTTATGGTGTGGGCAAAGCTGCG TGTGACAAATTGGCTGCTGACTGTGCTCACGAGCTACGGCGTCATGGAGTCAGCTACGTTTCTCTATGGCCAGGGTTGGTGCAAACAGAACTGGTGAAGGAGTTTATGGCAAAACAGGAAGATTCAGAGGATCCTGTGTTTAAGAAG GCCAAATCAGATTTCTCATCGGCAGAAAGCACAGAAATGAGTGGCAAGTGCGTGGTGGCCTTGGCAACAG ACCCCAATATCCTGGACTTGAGCGGGAAGGTGCTGCCGTCCTGTGACCTTGCCCGGCGCTATGGCCTTCGGGATGTAGATG GCCGCCCTGTCCAAGACTATTTTTCTTTGGGCTACATCCTCTCGCATGTCTCCAGCCTGGGATGGCTGACCTCCTACCTGCCTGGCTTCCTCCGTGTGCCCAAGTGGATTGTCACCCTCTACACCAGCAAATTCTAA